The Lactuca sativa cultivar Salinas chromosome 2, Lsat_Salinas_v11, whole genome shotgun sequence genome includes a window with the following:
- the LOC111876716 gene encoding cyclin-dependent kinase inhibitor 7, which produces MEVTQAGVRTRARAMAVVAEETEDNSGAVKRRKVGNEKSRSPSLTSEQTKTRCDIDYVKSAHEEEEDPSDSFNASANLKSGGVTGSMEKVKVADLEKSFGTETSARHKLNGSESTPKKELKAESGELESCTAKPSPEMVNPCRTVLSPEKMPPEAELEAFFAAAEEDLNKRFKDKYNYDIVNDIPLKGRYDWVELTPGK; this is translated from the exons ATGGAGGTTACACAGGCAGGAGTCAGAACTAGAGCTCGAGCTATggcggtggtggcggaggagacgGAGGATAATTCGGGAGCAGTGAAGAGGAGAAAGGTCGGTAATGAGAAATCGAGGTCGCCGTCGTTAACATCTGAACAAACTAAAACTCGGTGTGATATTGATTACGTTAAATCGGCacatgaggaggaggaggatccaAGCGATTCCTTCAATGCCTCCGCGAACCTTAAATCCGGTGGTGTTACTGGATCAATGGAGAAAGTGAAAGTTGCGGATCTGGAG AAGAGTTTTGGAACTGAAACATCCGCCAGACATAAATTAAACGGAAGCGAAAG CACACCTAAGAAGGAGCTCAAGGCGGAATCAGGCGAACTGGAATCATGTACAGCAAAGCCGTCACCGGAAATGGTTAATCCTTGCCGTACAGTTTTGTCGCCGGAGAAGATGCCACCTGAAGCGGAACTTGAAGCCTTCTTTGCGGCTGCAGAGGAAGACCTTAACAAACGGTTTAAAGACAA GTATAATTACGACATTGTAAATGATATTCCTTTAAAAGGTCGATACGATTGGGTTGAACTAACGCCAGGAAAATGA